The Tenrec ecaudatus isolate mTenEca1 chromosome 6, mTenEca1.hap1, whole genome shotgun sequence genome has a window encoding:
- the CNPY2 gene encoding protein canopy homolog 2 — MKGWGWLALLLVALLSTAWARRSQDLHCGACRALVDELEWEIAQVDPKKTIQMGSFRINPDGSQSVVEVPYARSEAHLTELLEEVCDRMKEYGEQIDPSTHRKNYIRVVGRSGEASELDLQGIRIDSDISGTLKFACESIVEEYEDELIEFFSREADNVKDKLCSKRTDLCDHALHISHDEL; from the exons ATGAAAGGCTGGGGTTGGCTGGCCCTGCTTTTGGTGGCCCTGCTGAGCACTGCGTGGGCCCGGAGGAGCCAGGATCTACACTGTGGAG CTTGCAGGGCCCTGGTGGATGAACTGGAGTGGGAAATTGCCCAGGTGGACCCCAAGAAGACCATTCAGATGGGGTCTTTCCGGATCAATCCAGATGGCAGCCAGTCAGTGGTGGAG GTGCCTTATGCCCGCTCAGAGGCCCACCTCACCGAGCTGCTGGAAGAGGTGTGTGACCGAATGAAAGAATACGGGGAGCAGATTGACCCTTCCACCCACCGCAAGAACTACATCCGTGTAGTGGGACGGAGTGGAGAAGCCAGTGAGCTGGATCTCCAGGGCATCCGAATTGATTCAGACATCAGTGGCACCCTCAAGTTTGCG TGCGAGAGCATCGTGGAAGAATATGAGGACGAGCTTATTGAATTCTTTTCCAGAGAGGCTGACAATGTTAAAGACAAACTGTGTAGTAAACGAACAG ATCTATGCGACCATGCCCTGCACATATCTCATGACGAGCTATGA